The Halomonas sp. 7T genome contains a region encoding:
- a CDS encoding ABC transporter permease: MLRLAPLLMIALLVMPVAAGLGMVLLPAFGYLPVLGGESATLAPWQMLFAQPGLWRSVAVSFTSGLASTAAALLIVLLFLAANQDTWLDRSLRRLVSPLLAIPHAAVAFGVAFLIAPSGLMSRAISPWLSGWEFPPDALIVNDPWGLALTFGLVLKEAPFLLLMSLAALPQLHSEKRLRLARSLGYAPTTAWLKVVLPSLYPLIRLPVYAVIAYATSVVDMALILGPRLPPTLSVSILGWFNDPDITRRFMASAAAVLQLGVTLAALVTWWLLEQLVRFISQPWLTNGNRQRGEAALKIIGRGGLTLASLCALVALVGLVLFSLAGFWRFPELLPQSFTFDHWQRSTAMLAAPLRTTALIALLSTGLAALLVVAALEHEQRQHLHPTRALWLLYLPLLVPQIAFLFGLVVAAEKLGIRPQLSLVVAGHLLFVLPYVYLSLAEAYRRLDPRWLSVAQSLGVSRNRAFWRVRLPLMVAPLLTAFAVGLAVSIGQYLPTQLLGAGRVSTVTTEAVALASGGNRRLIGVWALVQAALPLVGFIVALAAPRWIGVSRRTFSRAST, translated from the coding sequence ATGCTTAGACTCGCCCCTCTACTGATGATTGCCCTGCTGGTGATGCCCGTCGCCGCAGGGCTGGGCATGGTGCTACTGCCTGCCTTTGGCTATCTACCAGTGCTGGGCGGCGAAAGCGCAACGCTCGCTCCATGGCAAATGCTGTTCGCCCAGCCGGGGTTATGGCGCTCAGTTGCGGTGAGTTTTACCAGCGGTCTGGCCAGCACTGCAGCAGCCTTACTCATCGTCCTGCTGTTTTTAGCGGCCAATCAGGATACCTGGCTGGATCGCAGCTTGCGCCGCTTAGTATCGCCGCTGCTGGCCATTCCCCACGCGGCAGTCGCGTTTGGCGTAGCCTTCTTGATCGCTCCCTCTGGCTTAATGTCACGCGCTATTTCCCCCTGGCTTTCCGGCTGGGAATTCCCTCCGGATGCACTGATTGTTAATGATCCCTGGGGCCTTGCCTTAACCTTCGGCCTGGTGCTGAAAGAGGCGCCGTTTTTACTGCTAATGAGCTTGGCAGCACTACCCCAACTGCACTCGGAGAAACGCTTACGCCTGGCGCGCTCGCTGGGCTATGCACCCACGACCGCCTGGCTAAAAGTCGTGCTCCCGTCTCTCTATCCACTCATTCGACTACCGGTCTATGCGGTTATCGCCTATGCAACGTCCGTGGTGGATATGGCGCTGATTCTAGGGCCACGCTTACCGCCCACCTTGAGTGTCTCGATTCTGGGGTGGTTTAACGACCCTGATATTACGCGCCGTTTTATGGCATCTGCAGCGGCTGTACTGCAGCTAGGGGTCACCCTGGCGGCGCTTGTGACGTGGTGGCTACTGGAGCAACTAGTGCGTTTCATCAGCCAGCCATGGCTGACCAACGGTAACCGCCAGCGTGGCGAGGCGGCCCTTAAAATCATCGGGCGCGGAGGGTTAACCCTTGCCAGCCTTTGTGCCTTAGTGGCGCTGGTGGGGCTTGTGCTTTTTTCTCTCGCAGGCTTCTGGCGCTTCCCAGAACTACTGCCGCAATCATTTACCTTCGACCACTGGCAGCGTAGCACAGCCATGCTGGCGGCCCCACTGCGCACAACGGCGCTCATTGCACTGCTTTCAACCGGCTTAGCCGCCCTGCTGGTGGTGGCGGCATTAGAGCATGAGCAGCGCCAGCACCTTCACCCTACCCGTGCGCTATGGCTGCTCTATTTACCGCTACTTGTCCCGCAAATCGCCTTCCTGTTTGGCTTGGTAGTCGCCGCTGAAAAGCTGGGAATTCGCCCACAGTTGTCACTCGTGGTAGCCGGCCATTTACTGTTTGTACTGCCCTATGTGTACCTCTCGTTAGCAGAGGCCTACCGCCGCTTAGACCCTCGCTGGCTGTCGGTCGCGCAATCGCTAGGCGTTTCCCGCAACCGCGCTTTTTGGCGGGTGCGCTTGCCCTTAATGGTGGCACCCCTGCTCACTGCGTTTGCTGTAGGGCTGGCGGTGAGTATTGGTCAATATTTACCCACTCAACTTCTTGGCGCGGGCAGAGTCTCAACGGTGACCACTGAAGCCGTGGCGCTGGCCTCCGGCGGAAATCGGCGCTTGATCGGCGTATGGGCGCTGGTTCAGGCAGCTCTGCCGCTGGTGGGCTTTATCGTCGCCCTGGCTGCGCCGCGCTGGATAGGCGTGTCCCGCCGTACGTTTTCAAGGGCTAGCACCTGA
- a CDS encoding phosphotransferase family protein, whose translation MPAPVEVRLQALNSVLQKAKIDYQSLSPMADTGLAHDHVWIHRKGDDWVARLPKQSQMNLAPADNLAYEAACYQRASQGEHTPRLHGILPVSDALPRGALLVDAIEGRLAQLPQDLPRIAEALASLHQLPLPAHPAPLLAPNDPWQAMREEVSHQAEWLEKANLSSAVIARIRAELNALPTSLPDAERCLISFDTHPGNFLITQEGRAVLVDLEKCRYGLPGIDLAHTSLYTSTTWDVNSQAVLSLDEVVAFYQRWQTRMGKSPSAVTLVACRRATWLWSLTWCAKWRAQHLQSTDTEHRGQDWSAELTDAAVIDHVRDRVEHYLSLPIIEHVHSELQCLQAAL comes from the coding sequence ATGCCCGCACCTGTAGAGGTTCGCCTGCAGGCACTAAACAGTGTCCTGCAGAAGGCAAAAATTGATTATCAATCACTGTCGCCCATGGCCGATACTGGGCTGGCTCATGACCACGTGTGGATTCACCGCAAAGGGGATGACTGGGTGGCACGGCTGCCTAAGCAGAGCCAAATGAACCTTGCCCCTGCAGATAACCTGGCCTATGAAGCCGCGTGCTACCAGCGCGCCAGCCAGGGCGAGCATACGCCGCGCCTGCATGGCATTTTACCCGTAAGCGATGCCCTGCCCCGCGGTGCACTGCTGGTCGATGCCATTGAAGGTCGTCTGGCGCAGCTCCCGCAGGATTTACCGCGTATCGCCGAGGCCCTGGCCAGCTTGCACCAGCTGCCGTTGCCAGCACACCCCGCTCCTCTACTCGCCCCCAATGACCCTTGGCAGGCAATGCGTGAGGAAGTCAGCCACCAAGCCGAGTGGCTTGAAAAAGCCAATTTAAGTAGCGCTGTTATTGCACGTATTCGCGCTGAGCTAAACGCTCTTCCAACCTCACTACCCGATGCCGAACGCTGCCTGATCAGTTTTGATACCCACCCTGGCAACTTTTTGATAACCCAAGAAGGCCGCGCAGTGCTGGTAGATTTAGAAAAATGCCGCTACGGGCTACCAGGTATCGATTTAGCTCACACCTCGCTCTACACCTCCACCACCTGGGATGTTAACAGCCAAGCGGTGCTCAGCCTGGACGAAGTCGTCGCCTTTTATCAGCGCTGGCAGACACGTATGGGCAAATCACCCAGTGCGGTAACCCTGGTGGCCTGCCGCCGAGCCACGTGGCTGTGGTCGCTAACGTGGTGCGCCAAGTGGCGCGCCCAGCACCTGCAAAGTACAGATACCGAGCACCGAGGCCAGGATTGGTCAGCAGAGTTAACCGATGCGGCCGTGATCGACCACGTACGCGACCGCGTTGAGCACTATCTGTCACTGCCGATTATCGAACACGTCCACAGTGAACTTCAGTGCCTACAAGCTGCTCTATAA
- a CDS encoding FAD-dependent oxidoreductase — protein sequence MTASLQKLVLIGAGHAHAFVLEAFAQRPDPAIAITVVSDSGLAAYSGSVPAWLAGDCSLRDTQIDVAALCQQAKATLIESPVVALDHNAQQITLANGQTLSFDVASINVGSTLELPATHDDGRPYLLAMRPLSSLHQRWQALQTRIQALPAGSTQQVVSVGGGAASCETLMSVLAQLRQRRSDIDWQGHLLSASATLLGDAGWLPRQLTRRALTRAGIQVHPERRGAALVNGGVQDEQGQTLPADIVLWATGASGHPWLAETRLPLDDRRFILTERTLAVTGIPQLFAAGDCAQFNPPLPKAGVYAVRQGPVLAENLRAACHHEPQTAWQPPKRVLALIGTGDGHAIASRGAIGFSGRWVWEWKKRIDARFIARFNPPFKQ from the coding sequence ATGACCGCATCCCTACAAAAACTCGTCCTGATTGGCGCGGGCCATGCTCACGCCTTTGTGCTAGAAGCCTTTGCCCAGCGTCCGGACCCTGCGATCGCTATTACCGTGGTTAGCGATAGCGGTCTGGCCGCTTACTCTGGCAGCGTGCCCGCGTGGCTAGCCGGTGACTGCTCGCTGCGTGACACTCAGATTGACGTGGCCGCGCTGTGCCAGCAAGCCAAGGCAACGTTGATTGAATCACCCGTCGTGGCGCTAGATCACAACGCTCAACAGATCACCCTAGCGAACGGTCAGACACTCTCCTTTGATGTTGCTTCAATCAACGTTGGCTCTACTCTGGAACTCCCCGCAACTCACGACGATGGGCGGCCTTATCTACTGGCCATGCGTCCGTTAAGCTCGCTGCATCAACGTTGGCAGGCGCTGCAAACGCGCATTCAGGCGCTGCCTGCCGGTTCAACCCAGCAGGTTGTCAGCGTAGGCGGCGGTGCCGCCAGTTGCGAAACCCTGATGAGCGTACTCGCCCAGCTGCGCCAGCGCCGCTCAGACATTGATTGGCAGGGGCATCTGCTGAGCGCTTCCGCTACGCTGCTCGGCGATGCTGGCTGGCTACCTCGCCAGTTAACCCGCCGGGCCCTGACGCGAGCCGGTATTCAGGTTCATCCTGAACGGCGAGGTGCTGCCTTGGTGAACGGTGGCGTACAGGATGAGCAAGGGCAGACGCTACCAGCAGATATCGTCCTCTGGGCCACCGGCGCGTCGGGGCATCCATGGCTGGCTGAGACCCGTCTGCCTCTCGATGACAGACGCTTTATTCTTACCGAACGAACCTTAGCGGTTACCGGTATTCCTCAGCTGTTTGCCGCAGGCGACTGTGCCCAGTTTAATCCTCCGCTACCCAAAGCCGGGGTATACGCCGTGCGCCAGGGGCCAGTGCTGGCAGAGAACCTGCGCGCCGCCTGCCACCATGAACCGCAGACCGCTTGGCAGCCACCTAAACGCGTTCTGGCCCTGATCGGCACCGGTGACGGTCATGCGATTGCTAGCCGGGGAGCCATCGGCTTTTCAGGCCGTTGGGTATGGGAATGGAAAAAGCGGATTGATGCGCGCTTTATCGCCCGCTTCAATCCGCCTTTTAAGCAATAA
- a CDS encoding FAD-dependent oxidoreductase: MNRQRLLIITLLLLAVLGFYLSGAHTFFTLETLQAYRSDFQTAFQQSPWQVAGIFFAVYVVMTTLSLPGATLLTLLGGALFGLGWGLLIISFSSTLGATLAFLLSRFLFRQLIEKRFPRQFETVNRGVEKDGAFYLFTLRLVPIFPFFMINLVMGLTRLKTSTFYWVSQLGMLPGTAVYVNAGGQLGELENLSGIISPGLLGSFALLAVFPWIARRIALLVQKRNAYRGFTRPDRFDYDIVVIGGGSAGLVTSYIGSAVKAKVALVEKHKMGGDCLNTGCVPSKALIRAARATHEIRTANRFGVTASELQVDFAKVMGHVHQSITDIEPHDSVERYTKLGVTVYQDHATLTSPWEIKVGEKTLTARHIVLATGARPRVPSLPGIEHAPLLTSENLWSLTELPKRLVVLGGGAIGCELSQSFARLGSHVTLVEGMAQLLSREDNEVGEHVKRTLTQEGVTVMTGAKALEVNQTGDEHQLVIEHLGERSTLAFDYLLVSAGRQANVEGLGLEALGITTTEGGTLALNERLQTRLPNIWACGDLAGPYQLTHAAAHQAWHAAVNALFGELKSFAVDYRFMPAVTYVQPEVARVGLNEKEATAKGVAFEVTRYAMSESDRAIAEGATEGCIKVLTVPGKDKILGATIVAENAGEWLGEFTIAMKHGLGLNKLLGTIHPYPTLGEAAKATAGVWKNAHKPERILSLLERYFRWRRGEEK, from the coding sequence ATGAACCGTCAGCGCCTGCTGATTATCACTCTGCTGCTACTGGCCGTGCTTGGCTTTTACCTAAGCGGCGCCCACACGTTTTTCACCTTGGAAACCCTGCAAGCCTATCGCAGCGATTTCCAAACAGCGTTTCAGCAATCACCTTGGCAAGTGGCGGGTATTTTCTTTGCGGTCTATGTGGTCATGACCACCCTTTCGCTACCTGGGGCAACACTGCTCACCCTACTGGGCGGGGCGCTGTTTGGACTTGGCTGGGGGCTGCTAATTATCTCCTTTTCCAGCACCCTCGGCGCAACGTTGGCGTTTTTGCTTTCACGGTTTCTATTTCGCCAACTGATTGAGAAACGCTTTCCCCGCCAGTTTGAAACGGTCAACCGTGGCGTCGAGAAAGATGGCGCCTTTTATTTGTTCACCCTCCGTTTAGTGCCTATTTTTCCGTTTTTTATGATCAACCTGGTGATGGGGCTAACGCGGCTCAAAACCTCCACGTTTTATTGGGTAAGCCAGCTTGGCATGCTGCCCGGCACGGCGGTTTACGTAAACGCTGGCGGACAACTGGGCGAGCTGGAAAACCTTAGCGGCATTATTTCCCCTGGATTACTGGGATCGTTTGCGCTGCTGGCGGTGTTTCCCTGGATAGCCCGACGCATTGCGCTACTGGTGCAAAAACGCAATGCTTACCGCGGATTCACCCGTCCGGACCGCTTTGATTACGACATCGTTGTGATTGGCGGCGGCTCGGCGGGGCTTGTCACCAGCTACATTGGCAGCGCCGTTAAGGCCAAGGTCGCGCTGGTGGAAAAACACAAGATGGGCGGCGACTGCCTGAATACCGGCTGCGTGCCGTCTAAAGCATTAATTCGTGCCGCCCGCGCCACCCATGAGATTCGCACGGCGAACAGGTTCGGGGTGACTGCCAGCGAGCTGCAGGTCGATTTTGCTAAGGTGATGGGCCACGTTCATCAATCGATTACCGATATCGAACCCCATGACAGTGTCGAGCGCTATACCAAGCTTGGCGTGACGGTGTATCAAGATCACGCCACGCTCACGTCACCCTGGGAAATTAAAGTGGGTGAGAAAACCCTCACTGCCCGCCATATCGTGCTGGCCACCGGCGCACGCCCCCGCGTGCCTTCGCTTCCTGGCATTGAGCACGCTCCCCTCCTGACCTCGGAGAATTTATGGTCGCTCACCGAGCTGCCCAAACGCTTGGTCGTACTGGGAGGCGGGGCGATTGGTTGCGAACTTAGCCAAAGCTTTGCCCGCTTAGGTAGCCATGTAACGCTCGTGGAGGGCATGGCGCAGCTACTGAGCCGGGAAGATAACGAGGTGGGAGAGCACGTGAAGCGTACGCTCACCCAAGAGGGCGTAACCGTGATGACCGGCGCAAAAGCGCTGGAGGTGAACCAAACAGGCGACGAGCACCAGCTTGTCATTGAGCACTTGGGGGAACGCAGCACCCTAGCGTTCGATTACCTGCTGGTGAGTGCTGGCCGCCAAGCCAATGTAGAAGGGTTAGGGCTAGAAGCGCTGGGCATTACCACCACCGAGGGCGGCACGCTAGCGCTCAACGAGCGCCTGCAAACCCGCTTGCCCAATATTTGGGCCTGCGGCGACCTAGCCGGCCCTTACCAGCTCACCCACGCCGCTGCGCATCAAGCGTGGCACGCCGCCGTTAACGCCCTGTTTGGTGAGCTGAAAAGTTTTGCTGTCGATTACCGCTTTATGCCGGCGGTCACCTACGTCCAGCCGGAAGTGGCACGGGTGGGGCTAAACGAAAAAGAGGCCACTGCCAAAGGCGTGGCGTTTGAAGTCACACGCTACGCCATGAGTGAAAGCGACCGTGCCATTGCGGAAGGCGCTACGGAAGGATGTATCAAGGTACTTACCGTGCCCGGCAAAGATAAAATCCTTGGCGCGACCATCGTGGCGGAAAATGCGGGTGAGTGGCTAGGCGAGTTCACCATCGCGATGAAGCATGGGCTGGGGCTTAACAAACTACTAGGCACGATTCACCCCTACCCCACTCTGGGCGAAGCCGCCAAAGCCACCGCAGGGGTATGGAAAAACGCCCACAAGCCCGAGCGCATTCTCTCTCTATTAGAACGTTACTTTCGCTGGCGTCGTGGCGAGGAAAAATGA
- the gloA gene encoding lactoylglutathione lyase, whose protein sequence is MQFLHTMVRVSDLDASLTFYCDLLGLKEVRRKENEKGRFTLVFLAAPEDEARSERLTAPELELTYNWDPEEYTGGRNFGHLAYRVDDIYALCKKLQENGVTINRPPRDGHMAFVKSPDGISVELLQKGDALSPQEPWASMENSGSW, encoded by the coding sequence ATGCAATTTTTGCACACCATGGTTCGGGTAAGCGACTTAGATGCATCGCTGACGTTCTACTGTGATCTGCTGGGCCTGAAAGAAGTGCGCCGCAAAGAGAATGAAAAAGGCCGCTTTACGCTGGTCTTTCTCGCTGCACCGGAAGACGAAGCGCGCTCAGAGCGCCTAACGGCCCCAGAACTAGAACTGACCTATAACTGGGACCCTGAAGAGTATACCGGTGGACGCAACTTCGGCCATTTGGCCTATCGAGTCGACGATATTTACGCGCTATGCAAAAAGCTTCAGGAGAATGGCGTTACTATTAATCGCCCTCCGCGGGACGGGCATATGGCGTTCGTGAAGTCGCCCGACGGAATCTCGGTAGAGCTGCTGCAAAAAGGTGATGCGCTCTCGCCCCAGGAGCCATGGGCATCCATGGAAAACAGTGGAAGCTGGTAA
- a CDS encoding META domain-containing protein, with amino-acid sequence MKGLTRNALVGMGLALLVSACSSAPQQERVDVPQSTELSGPIVDQRWNLLLVGTDERLSMQETPFFRIERDGKVSGSDGCNRFTGSVSLGESQRIEFSELASTRMACPNMEDAKRVTDMLDTAYRYLIDHDRLVFFGPDSRVLGGWREAN; translated from the coding sequence GTGAAAGGACTAACCCGTAATGCTTTGGTGGGAATGGGTCTGGCGCTTCTTGTCAGTGCATGCAGTAGCGCCCCGCAACAAGAGCGTGTAGATGTCCCGCAAAGCACTGAATTATCGGGCCCGATTGTCGATCAGCGTTGGAATTTACTACTGGTAGGTACCGATGAGCGGCTATCCATGCAAGAAACCCCGTTTTTCCGCATTGAGCGTGACGGTAAAGTAAGTGGTTCGGATGGCTGTAACCGCTTTACCGGTAGCGTGAGTTTAGGCGAAAGTCAGCGCATCGAGTTTAGCGAGCTGGCGTCCACCCGCATGGCCTGCCCTAATATGGAGGATGCCAAACGGGTAACCGATATGCTTGATACGGCTTACCGCTATCTGATCGACCACGACCGACTGGTGTTTTTTGGCCCAGATAGTCGCGTGTTAGGCGGCTGGCGCGAAGCCAATTAA
- a CDS encoding TIGR04283 family arsenosugar biosynthesis glycosyltransferase — protein MMKPMLLLLEDRLLPLANSGAEVPKLSIIIPMLNEAASIQATLARLQSLRASGIEIIVVDGGSQDHSVALASPLADTLLACEPGRARQMNLGAKHARAEALLFLHADTRLSEGAVEQITQALSTHGWGRFDIQLEGHSRWLPIVSQMMNLRSRLSGIATGDQGMFLRHETFDAVGGFPDQPLMEDIALSKRLKALSSPASLRTKVVSSGRRWDQFGAWKTICLMWRLRYRYWRGVSASQLAKEYRHAR, from the coding sequence ATGATGAAGCCGATGCTACTGCTGCTGGAGGACCGATTATTGCCCTTGGCTAATTCAGGCGCTGAAGTGCCAAAACTTAGCATTATCATTCCTATGCTCAACGAAGCAGCCAGCATTCAAGCGACGCTGGCGCGACTGCAATCACTGCGCGCCTCAGGCATTGAGATTATCGTCGTGGATGGCGGCAGCCAGGATCACAGCGTGGCACTGGCCTCCCCGCTCGCGGATACGCTCTTGGCCTGCGAGCCTGGCCGGGCACGACAGATGAATCTGGGTGCCAAACACGCACGCGCTGAGGCGCTGCTGTTTTTACACGCTGATACGCGGCTTTCCGAAGGCGCTGTTGAACAGATCACCCAGGCGCTGAGCACGCACGGCTGGGGACGCTTTGATATTCAGCTTGAAGGCCATAGCCGCTGGCTGCCCATCGTTAGCCAAATGATGAACCTGCGTTCACGGCTAAGCGGTATCGCCACCGGCGACCAGGGAATGTTTCTACGCCACGAGACGTTTGACGCGGTGGGCGGTTTTCCCGATCAGCCGCTAATGGAAGATATCGCATTAAGCAAGCGGCTGAAGGCACTTTCTTCCCCCGCTAGCCTACGCACTAAAGTGGTAAGCTCAGGACGGCGCTGGGATCAGTTCGGCGCTTGGAAAACCATTTGCCTGATGTGGCGGTTGCGCTACCGCTACTGGCGCGGCGTCAGCGCCAGCCAACTGGCCAAGGAGTATCGCCATGCCCGTTAA
- a CDS encoding ABC transporter substrate-binding protein — protein sequence MNPCSALASAVALALVTLTTPAVAEPDPQAWEAVLAEADGQTVYWNAWGGDARTNRYIAWVAARMQESYNVDVEHVKLDDTSSAVARVLGEKQASNHQDGSIDLIWINGENFAAMREQDLLFGPFAESLPNFALTHPDDNPEVVTDFTLPTEGYESPWGKAQITFYYDSAQTDTPPQSIEELLAWANENPGRFSYPRIPDFTGSTFLKQALIELTDQEDALYAPVDDAAFEEITAPLWAYLDELHPHLWRSGRSFPASGPNLRTLMSDGELSLAFSFYPTDAAVAVMEYELPDSVRSYVLEGGTLGNVHFVAIPYNSPHKAGAMALANFLLSPEAQAQKQSLSMWGDRTVLAVNQLDENDKALFEQAENHPSALPADALSNTLAEPHPSWMNALQDAWLTRYGVN from the coding sequence ATGAATCCATGCTCTGCTCTGGCCTCCGCCGTAGCGCTTGCTCTTGTGACCCTGACCACACCTGCGGTCGCTGAACCCGACCCGCAGGCATGGGAAGCCGTGCTGGCTGAGGCCGACGGCCAAACCGTGTACTGGAACGCCTGGGGCGGCGATGCACGCACTAACCGCTACATTGCCTGGGTGGCAGCGCGGATGCAGGAAAGCTATAACGTCGATGTAGAGCACGTTAAATTAGACGATACCAGCAGCGCCGTGGCGCGGGTGCTCGGAGAGAAGCAAGCCAGTAACCATCAGGATGGGAGTATCGATCTCATCTGGATTAACGGTGAAAACTTCGCTGCCATGCGCGAACAGGACCTACTGTTTGGCCCCTTTGCCGAATCGCTGCCCAACTTTGCACTGACTCACCCAGACGATAACCCCGAAGTGGTGACCGACTTCACCCTGCCCACGGAAGGCTACGAGTCGCCTTGGGGCAAAGCGCAAATTACGTTCTACTACGACAGCGCGCAAACCGACACGCCGCCCCAAAGCATCGAGGAGTTACTCGCCTGGGCCAACGAGAATCCTGGCCGGTTCAGCTATCCACGTATCCCCGACTTCACCGGCAGCACGTTTTTAAAGCAGGCGCTCATCGAGCTGACCGATCAAGAGGATGCCCTCTATGCACCGGTTGATGACGCCGCGTTTGAGGAGATCACCGCGCCGCTGTGGGCCTATTTAGACGAACTGCACCCGCATTTATGGCGCAGTGGGCGTAGCTTTCCCGCGTCTGGCCCCAATCTTCGCACGCTGATGAGTGACGGTGAGCTTAGCCTCGCTTTCTCCTTCTACCCCACCGATGCCGCTGTGGCAGTGATGGAGTATGAGCTGCCGGACAGCGTGCGCAGTTATGTGCTGGAAGGCGGCACCTTGGGCAACGTGCACTTTGTGGCGATTCCCTATAACTCGCCCCATAAAGCGGGTGCCATGGCGTTGGCCAACTTCCTGCTCTCCCCTGAAGCGCAGGCCCAGAAGCAGTCACTCAGCATGTGGGGCGACCGCACCGTATTGGCCGTTAATCAATTAGATGAAAACGACAAGGCACTGTTTGAACAAGCGGAAAACCACCCCTCGGCGCTGCCTGCTGATGCACTTTCCAACACCTTGGCTGAACCTCACCCCAGCTGGATGAATGCCCTTCAGGACGCATGGCTTACGCGTTATGGCGTCAATTAA
- a CDS encoding DUF411 domain-containing protein, producing the protein MSQNRLIKRLGVTLLAAYSLNTLAAPTIDVHSDPNCGCCGAWVSHLEEAGFDVNHHRDGDVRAIKMANGVPPELASCHTAIVDGYVIEGHVPASDIQRLLEEQPEVVGLTVPGMPHGSPGMETGRVDDYAVLSWTRNANPPAIFSEYTQ; encoded by the coding sequence ATGTCGCAAAATCGTCTAATTAAACGTCTGGGAGTCACTCTTCTTGCTGCGTATTCGCTTAACACCCTGGCAGCACCTACGATTGACGTGCACAGTGACCCCAACTGTGGCTGCTGCGGTGCTTGGGTGAGCCACCTCGAAGAAGCCGGGTTTGATGTTAACCATCATCGCGATGGGGACGTTCGGGCTATCAAAATGGCCAATGGCGTTCCACCCGAGCTTGCCTCTTGTCATACGGCCATTGTGGATGGCTACGTGATTGAAGGTCATGTGCCCGCATCCGATATTCAGCGCCTGTTAGAAGAGCAGCCAGAGGTCGTTGGGCTAACGGTACCGGGTATGCCGCATGGTTCTCCGGGGATGGAGACAGGCCGCGTGGATGATTATGCGGTGCTCAGCTGGACGCGTAATGCTAACCCGCCCGCTATCTTTAGCGAATATACCCAGTAA
- a CDS encoding ATP-binding cassette domain-containing protein yields the protein MNVNDTATEALILDKVRIRLTDRELLRVDATVPPGEVLTVMGPSGSGKSTLLAFVAGFLNSAFAAQGSVHLGQRNVLSLPAEQRGIGLLFQDPMLFPHLSVAGNCRFGLPRRVRDKTARIAQALEQVGLAGFEARDPATLSGGQQARVALIRLLLSQPRAVLLDEPFSKLDTALRQEMRALVFGQLREAGLPALLVTHDEADATAAGGPIIALG from the coding sequence ATGAATGTGAACGACACCGCTACTGAAGCGCTGATCTTAGATAAGGTGCGTATTCGCTTAACAGACCGAGAGCTACTGCGCGTCGATGCCACGGTGCCGCCTGGGGAAGTGCTCACCGTCATGGGGCCATCAGGTTCAGGTAAATCCACGCTATTGGCCTTTGTGGCAGGTTTTTTAAATAGCGCCTTTGCGGCTCAAGGCAGCGTGCACCTAGGCCAGCGTAATGTGCTTTCACTGCCTGCCGAACAGCGCGGTATTGGCTTGCTGTTTCAAGACCCCATGCTGTTTCCTCACCTGAGCGTGGCGGGTAATTGTCGCTTTGGGTTACCCCGCCGCGTTCGCGATAAAACAGCCCGAATCGCCCAGGCACTTGAACAGGTGGGGCTGGCGGGCTTCGAGGCGCGCGATCCCGCCACGCTTTCTGGCGGTCAGCAAGCCCGGGTAGCACTGATACGCTTACTGCTTTCACAACCTCGCGCTGTGCTCCTGGATGAGCCTTTCTCCAAACTCGACACCGCGCTTCGCCAAGAGATGCGCGCGCTGGTCTTTGGGCAACTGCGGGAAGCGGGACTGCCCGCCCTGCTGGTCACCCATGATGAAGCCGATGCTACTGCTGCTGGAGGACCGATTATTGCCCTTGGCTAA
- a CDS encoding TIGR04282 family arsenosugar biosynthesis glycosyltransferase produces MPVKPTVQPHLHLLAKAPLPGRAKTRLIPYLGPEGAAQAHATMVRHCVATACQALGALNVTLWTSLEHQHPLFLELQSHHGIALAAQQQGDVGMRVRYALNSTPGPSMVMGTDCPSITVGMLKQCRAAFESAPVVILPAEDGGYGLIGTYDDHPSLFEGIPWGTEQVLKVTCQRLAALALKASFPDTMWDIDRPEDWQRWQQTLQNAASV; encoded by the coding sequence ATGCCCGTTAAGCCAACCGTACAGCCCCATCTACACCTGCTGGCCAAAGCGCCCCTCCCAGGACGGGCGAAAACGCGCTTAATTCCTTATCTGGGGCCAGAAGGCGCGGCGCAAGCCCATGCCACTATGGTTCGCCACTGCGTTGCTACCGCCTGCCAAGCATTAGGAGCATTGAACGTCACACTATGGACCTCCCTGGAGCATCAGCATCCGTTGTTTTTGGAGCTCCAGTCGCACCACGGTATAGCCCTTGCCGCTCAACAACAGGGTGACGTGGGAATGCGCGTACGCTATGCACTCAACAGCACGCCAGGCCCCTCCATGGTGATGGGCACCGACTGCCCTAGCATTACCGTTGGCATGCTAAAGCAGTGCCGCGCAGCGTTTGAAAGCGCACCTGTGGTGATTTTACCTGCCGAAGATGGCGGCTACGGGTTGATTGGCACGTACGACGACCACCCAAGCCTGTTTGAGGGAATTCCCTGGGGCACTGAGCAAGTGCTCAAGGTCACCTGTCAACGGCTAGCCGCGCTGGCGTTAAAAGCTTCCTTTCCCGACACCATGTGGGACATTGACCGCCCAGAAGATTGGCAGCGCTGGCAACAAACCCTGCAGAACGCAGCCAGCGTGTAA